Proteins encoded together in one Luteibaculum oceani window:
- a CDS encoding tail fiber protein: protein MKSLYTFLATCLITISGFAQDINIAGFNFQGYAIDNEGKAITTENVTVTFTIGSFVEEHSLTTDAFGVFNAVIGTVKPTDFRKLDFKNPYEALSLKVQVQKNSGAQVTIFNGPLQSVPYARSAENGVPVGTIIAFSGAVAPKGWLLCDGKTYNKTDFPRLEGIIGSSWGNNGGSTFKVPDLRGRFLRGAGAGSTGLTGANIPELGKAYGDQNKSHNHKVTVRPHTHNFTDIFHSEGAFGVPGGAGSEAVPGNKGSGATDEDNVGYNKSKVTNSTTAIADCESSGGAEARPHNAAVTYIIKY, encoded by the coding sequence ATGAAATCACTTTACACCTTTTTGGCTACATGCCTAATTACAATATCTGGATTTGCCCAGGATATTAACATAGCTGGGTTTAACTTTCAAGGTTATGCCATAGACAACGAAGGAAAAGCAATTACTACCGAAAATGTTACTGTAACCTTTACCATAGGTAGTTTTGTGGAAGAACATAGTTTAACTACTGATGCTTTTGGTGTTTTTAATGCTGTGATAGGTACGGTTAAGCCTACAGATTTCAGAAAGCTTGATTTCAAAAACCCCTACGAAGCATTGTCATTAAAAGTCCAGGTTCAAAAAAACAGTGGAGCGCAAGTGACCATATTTAACGGACCATTACAGTCGGTACCCTACGCCAGATCTGCAGAGAACGGAGTTCCCGTGGGAACCATCATTGCATTTTCTGGTGCTGTTGCACCAAAAGGATGGCTTCTATGCGATGGAAAAACTTATAACAAAACCGACTTTCCCAGATTAGAAGGAATTATAGGTTCTTCTTGGGGAAATAATGGTGGAAGCACCTTCAAAGTCCCTGATTTAAGAGGGAGATTTTTAAGAGGAGCAGGAGCTGGGTCTACCGGTTTAACTGGAGCAAATATCCCAGAATTGGGAAAAGCATACGGGGACCAAAATAAAAGTCATAATCATAAGGTTACTGTTCGCCCACATACACATAATTTTACCGACATATTTCACTCTGAAGGTGCCTTTGGAGTTCCAGGAGGAGCAGGAAGTGAAGCAGTACCAGGAAATAAAGGCTCAGGAGCCACAGACGAGGATAATGTTGGATATAATAAGTCTAAAGTAACGAACTCAACAACGGCAATAGCAGACTGCGAAAGTTCTGGTGGAGCAGAAGCCCGTCCGCACAATGCTGCCGTAACCTACATTATCAAGTACTAA
- a CDS encoding ABC transporter substrate-binding protein, with the protein MKNISIKKYFIVNPIIFCLGIVAATAISCQNEMQEKEGAVFRYNEPGGISSLDPAYSRNLENIWAVNQIFDGLVALDSNLKPQPLMAASWSMNDKKDRYSFKLRSGVFFHEDACFKQGTRAVNASDVVYSFNRIADAKTASPGRWVLDLVARNEDESLNITVHSSDSLTLYLKQSAPQFLSLLAMQYCTIVPKEAIDYYGEDFRSHPVGTGPFKIFIWEEGNKLVLHKNPRYYLKDANGNSLPYLDAIAVSFIKDQSAALMAMQRGDFDFMSGLDAASKHRVLTPKGELAPEFAEDFNAIKTPFLKTDYLGFRLGLDSVLDNPQVRRALSMAINREDLVAFVLNGLGTAAKTGFVPPVLWSQSFNAEELSYQPEKAKAIVESLPQLKKHPIVISTPAMAMEVCEFVQKAWSNIGLNVSIEVLPSSHHREQVSGGQIALFRKSWIADYPDPENFLSLFRSDLIIPKGPNYFFYNNPEFDVLYELSNIATGEEREQLLWDMQRIVNQELPLIPLFHDDIFQLKRKEVKHLKTDAMNVLDLTRVQIVN; encoded by the coding sequence GTGAAAAATATTTCTATTAAAAAATACTTTATCGTAAACCCAATCATATTTTGTCTGGGAATTGTTGCTGCAACTGCTATTTCCTGTCAAAATGAAATGCAGGAAAAGGAGGGGGCGGTCTTTCGCTACAATGAGCCTGGTGGTATTAGCTCCCTGGATCCTGCCTATTCCAGAAATCTCGAAAATATTTGGGCGGTTAATCAAATATTTGATGGTTTAGTTGCCCTCGATAGCAACCTAAAACCACAGCCTCTAATGGCTGCCTCCTGGTCAATGAACGATAAAAAGGATAGGTATTCCTTTAAGCTGCGATCGGGAGTTTTTTTTCACGAGGATGCTTGCTTCAAGCAAGGAACAAGAGCAGTTAACGCAAGCGATGTTGTCTATTCATTTAATCGCATTGCAGATGCTAAAACAGCTTCACCAGGAAGGTGGGTGCTGGATTTGGTTGCAAGGAATGAGGATGAAAGTCTTAATATCACGGTTCATAGTTCCGATTCTTTAACCCTTTATTTAAAGCAGTCGGCACCTCAGTTTCTTTCCTTGCTCGCCATGCAATACTGTACCATAGTGCCCAAAGAAGCTATTGATTATTATGGTGAGGACTTTAGGTCGCATCCCGTTGGAACTGGCCCTTTTAAAATATTTATCTGGGAAGAAGGGAATAAGCTGGTATTGCATAAAAATCCTCGCTATTACTTGAAAGACGCAAATGGTAATTCTCTGCCCTACCTTGATGCAATCGCGGTGTCTTTTATAAAAGATCAAAGTGCAGCATTGATGGCAATGCAAAGGGGCGATTTCGATTTTATGTCTGGGTTGGATGCGGCTTCTAAACACCGAGTACTGACTCCAAAAGGGGAGTTGGCTCCAGAATTTGCTGAGGATTTTAACGCCATAAAAACGCCCTTTCTTAAAACCGATTATTTAGGTTTTCGCTTGGGCTTGGATAGCGTTTTGGATAATCCTCAAGTGCGTCGGGCATTATCCATGGCTATTAACCGAGAAGATTTAGTTGCCTTTGTGCTTAATGGACTGGGTACTGCAGCAAAAACCGGCTTTGTCCCACCGGTACTTTGGTCCCAATCTTTTAATGCCGAAGAACTGTCCTATCAGCCAGAGAAGGCTAAAGCCATTGTGGAGTCTCTTCCCCAATTAAAAAAGCATCCAATAGTTATTTCTACTCCTGCCATGGCAATGGAGGTATGCGAATTCGTTCAAAAAGCCTGGTCCAATATCGGATTAAACGTAAGTATTGAGGTGTTGCCATCTTCGCATCATAGAGAACAAGTTTCAGGAGGGCAAATTGCCTTGTTCAGAAAAAGTTGGATAGCCGATTACCCCGATCCTGAAAATTTCCTTAGCCTATTTCGTTCCGATTTAATTATTCCAAAAGGGCCCAATTACTTCTTTTACAATAACCCTGAGTTTGATGTACTTTATGAGCTATCAAATATTGCAACGGGAGAGGAGAGGGAGCAACTGCTTTGGGATATGCAAAGGATAGTTAATCAGGAATTGCCATTGATTCCCCTTTTTCACGATGACATTTTCCAATTGAAAAGGAAAGAGGTAAAGCACCTTAAAACAGACGCCATGAATGTTTTGGATTTAACTAGGGTGCAAATAGTGAATTAA
- a CDS encoding endonuclease/exonuclease/phosphatase family protein — MVKKLGNTGIILFTAIYLIAYFAPQVNPTTSWPIALLGLAFPYLFLAGILFIIILVSSQLKAKWILLIALVPGFFKINEFYRFKSDPTPALTENQITVLTYNVRSFNRYKWIDDDGVFEDILRLVKVENPDVVFFQEFYASSEEQLKTIIQRINEVCNLPYYNSFDKSGGGKANGLYTFSKYPLQLSRQQRFSKNGVNGILESKLNWNNKPITLLNFHLASYQLSELNKQSQSKEEQFKGAFYKIRNGLKTRSTQVSQLITELKGDLDRTYIICGGDLNDTPHSYAYQQITDILYDSYTEAGSGEGKTYVGQLPGFRIDYLFHNEKLEALRYHTIREIKSDHYPVVVRFGVQQ; from the coding sequence ATGGTTAAAAAACTAGGTAACACTGGTATAATTTTGTTTACGGCAATCTATTTGATTGCCTACTTTGCTCCTCAAGTAAATCCAACTACCTCGTGGCCTATCGCCTTACTTGGACTTGCATTTCCCTACTTGTTCTTGGCAGGTATTCTCTTTATCATCATTTTGGTTTCCTCTCAGCTTAAAGCGAAATGGATCTTATTAATCGCTCTGGTACCGGGATTTTTTAAAATAAACGAGTTTTACCGATTTAAATCCGACCCTACTCCTGCCCTCACGGAAAACCAAATTACAGTACTCACTTACAACGTCCGATCATTTAATCGCTATAAATGGATAGACGACGATGGCGTATTTGAGGATATACTAAGACTAGTAAAGGTTGAAAACCCTGATGTGGTTTTCTTTCAAGAGTTTTATGCATCTAGCGAAGAACAGCTCAAAACCATTATTCAACGTATAAACGAAGTATGCAATTTACCCTACTACAATAGCTTTGATAAGAGCGGTGGAGGAAAGGCAAACGGGTTATATACTTTTTCGAAATACCCCCTTCAACTTTCGAGACAACAACGTTTTAGCAAAAATGGGGTAAATGGAATTTTAGAATCGAAATTAAACTGGAATAACAAGCCCATTACCCTACTAAATTTCCACCTAGCTTCTTATCAGCTAAGCGAATTAAATAAGCAAAGTCAAAGTAAGGAGGAACAGTTTAAAGGAGCATTTTATAAAATTAGAAACGGGTTAAAAACAAGATCCACACAAGTTTCACAACTTATAACCGAGCTTAAAGGCGATTTAGATCGGACCTATATTATTTGCGGAGGCGATTTAAACGATACTCCACATTCTTACGCCTACCAGCAAATAACCGATATACTATACGATTCATACACCGAAGCTGGAAGCGGGGAAGGAAAAACCTATGTAGGTCAATTGCCAGGTTTTAGGATAGATTACCTCTTCCACAATGAAAAATTAGAAGCACTTCGCTACCACACCATTCGCGAAATTAAATCAGACCACTACCCTGTTGTTGTGCGCTTTGGGGTACAGCAATAA
- a CDS encoding rhomboid family protein has translation MFDQLKYQFKNGNTLIKLLIINAGIFIAINVIGIIAFLGGFDWYTAGGGVKQLFLVEYLSANSDVLLNLKRPWTFITYMFTHEDQWHILVNMLIFYYIGSIFMDLLGEKRVLPLYIMGGLSGLLLYLIAFNLLPVFQGGRSPIIGASASVMAVMLATATYVPNYPIRLMLIGQIPLKYIAGFYVLVDLLALRGSANMGGHIAHLGGAIFGFVYAKQLTQGKDIAKYFYLFINLVRGLFVRQPKVKVVHRNKKADKTRTPKSQTTNKTTTNSADKQARIDAILDKISKSGYENLTPEEKDFLFNASKE, from the coding sequence ATGTTCGATCAACTGAAATATCAATTTAAAAATGGCAACACCTTAATAAAACTGCTGATAATAAATGCAGGAATATTTATTGCCATAAATGTCATTGGTATCATCGCCTTTTTAGGTGGATTTGACTGGTATACTGCAGGAGGCGGTGTAAAGCAATTGTTTTTGGTTGAGTACCTAAGCGCCAATTCCGATGTGCTGCTTAACTTAAAAAGACCATGGACTTTTATCACCTACATGTTTACCCACGAAGACCAATGGCATATTCTAGTAAACATGCTAATATTCTACTACATCGGTAGCATTTTTATGGATTTGCTAGGGGAAAAACGGGTGCTTCCACTATACATAATGGGTGGATTATCGGGTTTATTACTTTACCTAATTGCCTTTAACCTGCTTCCCGTTTTTCAGGGAGGAAGAAGCCCTATAATAGGTGCTTCGGCTTCAGTAATGGCTGTAATGTTGGCAACAGCCACTTATGTGCCCAATTACCCCATTCGGCTGATGTTAATTGGCCAAATACCCCTTAAATACATTGCTGGATTTTATGTTCTGGTAGACTTATTAGCTTTAAGGGGCAGTGCCAATATGGGAGGCCATATTGCCCATTTAGGAGGCGCAATCTTTGGATTTGTATATGCCAAACAACTAACCCAAGGTAAGGATATCGCAAAATACTTTTACCTGTTCATTAATTTGGTAAGGGGACTGTTTGTGCGCCAGCCTAAGGTAAAGGTTGTTCATCGCAATAAAAAAGCCGACAAAACAAGAACCCCAAAAAGCCAGACTACTAATAAAACAACCACCAATTCGGCCGACAAGCAAGCTAGAATAGACGCTATTCTAGACAAAATTTCCAAATCGGGTTACGAAAACCTGACGCCTGAGGAAAAAGACTTTTTATTTAACGCCAGTAAAGAGTAA
- a CDS encoding rhomboid family intramembrane serine protease has product MNNFGGGFGGGINTRTVVINLIIINALVYFASVVFGNAGPGLSWLNYKFGLYLPNGANFAPYQLITHMFLHGGLMHIFFNMYALFLFGTVLERSWGPKRFLIFYLTCGFGAALIHLGVSYWEALSLKDELLNAGLSSDFLAQIRDGVRNLSIPSNDPSVIDAARGYFGKYNYPTVGASGAVFGLLLGFGMLFPNSELYLLFFPFPIKAKYFVIGYGLIELFSGVMNKPGDNVAHFAHLGGMIFGFILIKYWQKDRQNFY; this is encoded by the coding sequence ATGAACAACTTTGGAGGCGGATTTGGAGGTGGAATAAATACACGCACCGTTGTAATCAACCTGATTATCATAAATGCCCTCGTTTACTTTGCCAGTGTTGTTTTTGGCAATGCGGGACCAGGACTTTCATGGCTGAACTACAAATTTGGATTGTACTTGCCTAATGGGGCAAATTTTGCTCCGTACCAGCTTATTACCCACATGTTTCTACATGGAGGATTAATGCACATCTTCTTTAACATGTACGCCCTTTTTCTTTTTGGGACTGTTTTGGAGAGATCTTGGGGCCCAAAGCGCTTTTTAATTTTCTATTTAACCTGTGGATTTGGTGCCGCACTTATTCACCTTGGAGTTAGCTACTGGGAAGCCCTTTCTTTAAAAGACGAATTACTTAACGCCGGGTTATCATCAGATTTCCTAGCACAAATTCGCGACGGAGTGCGCAACCTAAGCATTCCATCTAATGACCCTTCTGTAATCGACGCCGCCAGAGGGTATTTTGGTAAATATAACTACCCCACCGTGGGTGCCTCGGGTGCTGTATTTGGATTGCTTCTGGGTTTCGGAATGTTATTCCCCAACTCTGAGCTTTACTTACTTTTCTTCCCCTTCCCTATAAAAGCGAAGTATTTTGTAATCGGATATGGGTTGATAGAGTTATTTTCAGGTGTAATGAACAAACCTGGAGATAACGTAGCTCACTTTGCCCATCTTGGAGGAATGATTTTTGGTTTTATCCTAATTAAATATTGGCAGAAGGATAGACAGAATTTTTACTAG
- the mutL gene encoding DNA mismatch repair endonuclease MutL, with amino-acid sequence MNIIRLLPDSIANQIAAGEVVQRPASVVKELMENAIDSGATEIKLLVKDSGKSLIQVSDNGCGMSEGDARMAFERHATSKIKNADDLFNLHTKGFRGEALASIAAIAQVELKTKPKQDAVGTRLIIEGSEFTLQEACTCSNGSSFAVKNLFYNTPARRNFLKSDAVEFKHISEEFIRVALPHPEIKFKLEHNKQVIFDLPAGNLRQRVVGIFGKNYNERLVPVEEESLMLNLSGFTGKAQFCRKTRGEQYLFVNRRFIKSNYFNHAIVQAYGDLIDSGSFPSYFLMMEVEPNRIDVNIHPTKTEIKFQDERALYQLIQASVKKSLGIFNVKPSIDFDQGEVPITPVNKGDKIAIPQIKVNPNYNPFKRESFSNSERTTTKAPEKLKELYDIEREFNVDWKKEEAVRPTAPIEWTEKESKEQDNSRKDLYEASLGESPDRDKEEFVQIGQKFILTKIKSGFILIHQQRAHQRVLFERYLTKLASGRSGSQQQLFPERIKINPSDYQLLMDSKEDLEKMGLQFEQFSEDEIVINAVPEGLEMSKLSAFMEEFIELLKMPKLNANYNFQEKLAYGLAACGSIKTGRQLSFTEMQALVGDLFSCKNPQQAPNGKACSVTMSTNDIDKLFN; translated from the coding sequence ATGAACATAATTAGGCTCCTACCCGACTCCATTGCCAACCAAATTGCCGCAGGTGAAGTAGTTCAAAGACCTGCATCTGTTGTAAAGGAATTAATGGAAAATGCCATTGACTCTGGTGCAACCGAAATAAAACTCCTCGTAAAGGACTCTGGAAAAAGTCTTATTCAAGTTAGCGATAATGGATGTGGAATGTCCGAAGGCGATGCCCGTATGGCATTTGAACGCCATGCAACGTCCAAAATAAAGAATGCAGACGACCTATTTAACCTGCACACCAAAGGATTTAGAGGTGAAGCCTTGGCCTCTATAGCAGCAATTGCGCAGGTGGAGCTTAAAACAAAACCCAAACAAGACGCAGTTGGCACCCGATTGATAATCGAAGGCTCCGAATTTACCTTGCAAGAAGCCTGCACTTGTTCCAACGGAAGTTCTTTTGCAGTAAAAAACCTATTCTACAACACTCCTGCGCGCCGTAATTTCTTAAAAAGTGACGCCGTTGAGTTTAAACATATAAGTGAGGAGTTTATCCGGGTTGCATTGCCCCATCCAGAAATAAAATTTAAGCTAGAGCATAACAAACAAGTCATTTTCGATTTACCCGCCGGTAACCTACGCCAAAGAGTGGTCGGAATTTTTGGGAAAAACTATAACGAAAGGCTAGTACCCGTTGAAGAGGAAAGCTTAATGCTTAACCTTTCTGGGTTTACGGGTAAGGCACAATTTTGCAGAAAAACTAGAGGCGAACAGTACTTATTTGTAAATCGTCGATTTATAAAATCAAATTACTTTAATCACGCCATCGTTCAGGCTTATGGAGATTTGATTGATTCGGGTTCCTTCCCCTCCTACTTCTTAATGATGGAGGTAGAACCCAATAGAATTGATGTAAACATACACCCAACAAAAACCGAAATTAAATTTCAGGATGAGCGTGCATTATACCAATTGATCCAGGCAAGTGTTAAAAAGTCATTGGGGATCTTTAATGTAAAACCATCCATTGATTTCGACCAGGGCGAAGTTCCTATAACCCCTGTAAATAAAGGAGACAAAATTGCCATACCTCAAATTAAGGTAAACCCTAATTACAACCCTTTTAAACGGGAAAGCTTTAGCAATAGCGAACGAACTACCACCAAAGCACCAGAAAAACTAAAGGAGCTGTATGATATAGAGCGTGAGTTTAATGTAGACTGGAAAAAAGAAGAAGCCGTAAGACCAACTGCCCCAATAGAATGGACAGAGAAGGAATCTAAGGAGCAAGATAATTCGCGCAAGGATCTGTATGAAGCCTCTTTGGGTGAATCGCCGGATAGGGACAAGGAAGAGTTTGTTCAAATTGGACAGAAATTCATCTTAACAAAAATTAAAAGCGGATTTATACTCATCCACCAACAAAGAGCTCACCAACGGGTACTATTTGAACGCTATTTAACTAAACTTGCAAGTGGACGGAGTGGCAGCCAGCAACAACTGTTTCCGGAACGTATAAAGATCAATCCATCTGATTACCAATTGCTAATGGATTCTAAGGAAGATCTCGAAAAAATGGGACTTCAGTTTGAGCAATTTTCCGAAGATGAAATTGTGATTAATGCGGTGCCCGAAGGATTGGAAATGAGTAAGCTCTCTGCCTTTATGGAGGAGTTTATAGAATTATTAAAAATGCCGAAGTTAAACGCGAATTACAATTTTCAGGAGAAACTGGCATACGGATTGGCAGCTTGTGGTTCCATAAAAACAGGTCGCCAATTAAGTTTTACCGAAATGCAAGCGCTGGTAGGGGATTTATTTAGTTGTAAAAACCCACAACAAGCCCCAAATGGTAAGGCTTGCTCCGTAACAATGAGTACCAACGACATAGACAAACTATTTAATTGA
- a CDS encoding glycoside hydrolase family 3 N-terminal domain-containing protein: MKRIKFFHPLFLLFAFLTAQAVNEGQNSNHYREASLFRFANATNKEPGFARIQSEHWAKKVLDTLTVREKIGQLFMVAAYSNRGPEHEAELKMQIEKYGIGGLIFFQGGPGRQLNMHKRLSKSSKLPLLIGIDAEWGLNMRLDSTYGIQRNMVLGATQNPILAQEAGAAIGAQCRALDIDINFAPVCDVNSNAANPVINSRSFGEDRFWVAKLSGAFARGMESSGVMACAKHFPGHGDTDSDSHKTLPTVGHGLARLDSIELYPFKYLFKAGVSSVMVAHLNVPAMEPSGLPSTLSSKIVHGWLKDSLNYKGLIFTDALNMKGVADAYPAGITDLKALQAGADVLLFPLDVPKAIAEIEAAILRGDIPMDRLDEACLKILKAKQHQMEQAFVDTPSMEEIKSPKSMESLRTKIAEASITLLKNEANLPIDPLDKDVAVIGVGRGTKPFLNVVEDLSAIPTGFAENPYSNKPLIAKLSKRERVVLVMDGSQYKGKSNYGLGPAELGLISELAPKTKLILVWMGNPYALTEMPENLLGELKGLVLGYQDIKEQHLAAAKALLGVIPFKGKLPVTLNKQFVADKGETTSKETGFIETFPEKVGMDGIKLQEIDAYIQKQIKDKATPGCRIVVLRKGKMVYNKSFGHYTYANNQPVNRFSIYDLASLTKVLSTGLAVMKLHEEGVLDIGKTLGDYLAWIPRDSPYAKLVLSDVMLHQAGLQGWIPYFQDYIDPTPERASLVNQNASSKHPVQVAKDYFVVSEMRDSIFARILREPLRKKTDYLYSDLGFYFLKEIVETITGKPLNVYVAETFYQPMGLKSMTYLPREKFSEESIVPTEYDALWRKQLVHGFVHDQGAALLGGVGGHAGLFGSAEDVAAIMQMLLDGGSFNGQQFLKSSTVEFFTAARAKNPDDNRRGLIFDKPVRDGGPGPTFDGISFNSFGHSGFTGTLAWADPDEEIVYVFLSNRIYPSAENKKLIRNNVRSTIQEMIYEAIIDSKNEMAAQPKP, encoded by the coding sequence ATGAAGAGAATTAAATTTTTCCACCCACTTTTTTTGTTGTTTGCCTTTTTAACCGCCCAAGCGGTAAACGAAGGTCAAAATTCTAACCATTACCGTGAAGCTAGTTTATTTCGATTTGCGAATGCAACCAATAAGGAGCCTGGTTTTGCGAGGATACAATCCGAGCACTGGGCAAAAAAGGTGTTAGATACTTTAACTGTCCGTGAAAAGATTGGGCAGTTGTTTATGGTCGCGGCTTATAGCAACAGAGGGCCTGAGCACGAAGCCGAGCTGAAAATGCAAATTGAAAAGTACGGAATTGGAGGATTAATTTTTTTCCAAGGTGGCCCCGGTAGGCAATTAAACATGCATAAACGCCTATCTAAATCGTCAAAATTACCGCTATTAATAGGGATAGATGCAGAATGGGGGTTAAATATGCGTCTGGATAGTACCTACGGTATTCAGAGAAATATGGTGCTCGGTGCAACCCAAAACCCAATTTTAGCCCAGGAGGCAGGTGCTGCTATCGGTGCCCAGTGCCGTGCTTTAGATATAGACATAAATTTTGCTCCTGTATGCGATGTTAATAGTAATGCTGCCAATCCTGTAATAAACAGCAGATCTTTTGGGGAAGACAGATTTTGGGTGGCAAAATTAAGTGGTGCCTTTGCCCGCGGTATGGAAAGCTCAGGTGTAATGGCTTGCGCCAAGCATTTTCCGGGGCATGGAGATACCGACAGCGATTCGCATAAAACATTACCTACTGTTGGCCATGGCTTGGCCAGATTAGACTCTATAGAGCTCTATCCATTCAAATATTTATTTAAAGCAGGTGTTTCTTCGGTAATGGTGGCGCATTTAAATGTTCCAGCCATGGAACCTTCTGGACTCCCGTCTACCCTTAGTTCTAAAATTGTACATGGGTGGTTAAAAGATAGCCTCAACTACAAAGGGTTAATCTTTACCGATGCACTAAATATGAAGGGTGTTGCAGATGCATACCCAGCGGGAATTACCGACCTTAAAGCGTTGCAAGCTGGAGCCGATGTCTTGCTATTTCCGTTGGATGTCCCCAAAGCGATAGCGGAAATTGAAGCGGCCATTTTGCGCGGTGATATTCCTATGGATCGCCTTGATGAAGCCTGTTTAAAAATTCTTAAGGCTAAGCAACACCAAATGGAACAGGCTTTTGTAGATACTCCATCCATGGAGGAGATAAAGTCTCCTAAGTCCATGGAAAGTCTAAGGACTAAAATTGCTGAAGCGAGTATTACGCTACTTAAAAACGAGGCAAATTTACCCATAGATCCGCTGGACAAGGATGTAGCAGTTATTGGGGTAGGAAGAGGTACCAAACCCTTCCTAAATGTTGTGGAAGACTTAAGTGCCATTCCCACTGGCTTTGCGGAAAATCCATACAGTAACAAACCACTGATTGCTAAGCTTAGTAAAAGAGAACGGGTAGTATTGGTAATGGATGGAAGCCAGTACAAAGGAAAATCGAATTATGGACTTGGGCCCGCCGAGCTGGGCTTAATTTCGGAATTGGCACCAAAAACTAAGCTGATTCTAGTGTGGATGGGTAACCCATACGCCCTTACAGAAATGCCTGAAAACTTATTGGGAGAATTAAAGGGTTTGGTTTTGGGTTATCAGGATATCAAAGAGCAACACCTTGCGGCAGCAAAGGCCTTGTTGGGGGTAATTCCTTTTAAAGGAAAACTTCCAGTAACGCTTAATAAGCAATTTGTAGCCGACAAAGGTGAGACTACATCTAAAGAAACCGGATTTATAGAAACCTTTCCAGAAAAAGTGGGTATGGATGGGATTAAGCTTCAAGAGATAGATGCTTATATCCAAAAACAGATAAAAGATAAAGCCACTCCAGGCTGTAGAATAGTGGTTTTGCGCAAGGGTAAAATGGTTTACAACAAGAGTTTTGGACACTATACCTACGCTAACAATCAGCCCGTAAATCGATTTTCTATATACGATTTGGCGTCCCTTACCAAGGTTCTTTCCACTGGATTGGCGGTGATGAAACTCCACGAAGAAGGGGTTTTGGATATTGGAAAGACCTTAGGGGATTATCTCGCTTGGATTCCTCGAGACAGCCCTTATGCGAAACTGGTATTAAGTGATGTAATGTTGCATCAGGCGGGGTTACAAGGCTGGATCCCCTACTTTCAAGATTATATAGACCCAACACCGGAGAGGGCGAGTTTGGTAAATCAAAACGCTTCTTCAAAACACCCTGTGCAAGTGGCAAAAGACTACTTTGTAGTAAGTGAAATGAGGGATTCAATTTTTGCCCGAATTTTAAGGGAGCCATTGAGGAAAAAAACGGATTACCTGTACAGCGATCTGGGTTTTTATTTCCTTAAAGAAATTGTTGAAACCATTACGGGAAAGCCACTGAACGTATATGTAGCAGAGACCTTTTATCAGCCCATGGGACTTAAAAGCATGACCTACTTGCCCAGAGAGAAATTCTCAGAGGAATCAATAGTTCCAACCGAATATGATGCGCTGTGGCGCAAGCAATTGGTGCATGGTTTTGTACACGATCAAGGAGCTGCTTTACTAGGTGGAGTGGGAGGTCATGCTGGTTTATTTGGAAGCGCCGAAGATGTAGCAGCAATTATGCAGATGTTGCTGGATGGGGGGAGTTTTAACGGTCAACAATTTTTAAAATCATCAACAGTTGAATTCTTTACTGCTGCCAGAGCAAAGAATCCAGATGATAATAGAAGAGGGTTAATTTTTGATAAACCCGTGCGCGATGGAGGACCAGGCCCTACCTTTGACGGCATAAGCTTTAATAGCTTCGGTCACTCTGGGTTTACCGGTACCCTTGCATGGGCAGATCCCGATGAGGAAATTGTTTATGTCTTTTTGAGTAACAGAATATATCCAAGTGCCGAAAACAAGAAATTAATTCGAAACAATGTGCGGTCTACGATACAGGAAATGATTTACGAAGCGATCATCGACTCGAAAAACGAAATGGCTGCCCAACCAAAACCCTAA